The Hymenobacter sp. DG25A nucleotide sequence AATGAGCAGCTCACCACCCACTATGGCTTTGTTACCGCCCTCAAGCACATTGTGAAGGCCAACCTACTGGCCATGCGGGCCATTCTGGAGGTGCGCGCCGATGCCATTTTCATTCAGAGCGAATCATCGGAATACTTCCACGCCGAAAACCCGGCCGCTATTCGCCCGGCCGAGATGATGAATGCGCGCCGCTTTTTGTCCCTGGATCTTAACTACGGCCGCCGGGTAGAGTCAGAAATGTATGAGTATCTGATGGATAACGGCATGACCCGGGACGAGTATCACTACTTCATGCACAACAAGATGAAGCATCATTGCATCATGGGCAATGACTATTACAAGACCAACGAGCACCGCGTATCCTCCGACGGCAGCACCCGGCCGGCCGGCGAAGTTTTCGGCTACCACGTCATTACCACGCAGTACCACGACCGTTACCGCCTGCCGGTAATGCATACCGAAACCAACTTGGCCCAGGGCTCTACGGGCGAAGAAGCCGTGAACTGGCTCTGGAAGGAATGGGCCAATGTGCTCCGCGTGCGCAACGACGGGGTGCCCATTGTGGGCTTCACCTGGTACTCTCTCACCGACCAGGTAGACTGGGACACGGCCCTGCGTAAGAATCATGGCAATGTAAACCCGCTGGGGCTTTACGACCTGGACCGCAACATCCGGCCCGTAGGAAAGGCTTATAAGCAGCTGATTAAGGACTGGCGGCAGGTGCTACCCACCCACAGCATGTGCCTGCAATTGCCCATTGTAATGCCCCGGGAAAGCAGCCGGATATGGGCTATACAACAGGAAGCGGAAGCCAAGAAAAACAGCGCCGATGCCTCCACGGC carries:
- a CDS encoding family 1 glycosylhydrolase, giving the protein MGPHFLFATGIENSNPTIQNGTLRVDEMEKCGHYQNWQKDFELVQEMGIHFLRYGPPIYKTWLGPGKYDWSFADETFQDLLRRNISPIVDLCHFGLPDWLGNFQNPDFPALFEQYARAFAKRFPWVQLYTPVNEMFVCAEFSGLFGWWNEQLTTHYGFVTALKHIVKANLLAMRAILEVRADAIFIQSESSEYFHAENPAAIRPAEMMNARRFLSLDLNYGRRVESEMYEYLMDNGMTRDEYHYFMHNKMKHHCIMGNDYYKTNEHRVSSDGSTRPAGEVFGYHVITTQYHDRYRLPVMHTETNLAQGSTGEEAVNWLWKEWANVLRVRNDGVPIVGFTWYSLTDQVDWDTALRKNHGNVNPLGLYDLDRNIRPVGKAYKQLIKDWRQVLPTHSMCLQLPIVMPRESSRIWAIQQEAEAKKNSADASTAQANTPRV